From Daucus carota subsp. sativus chromosome 6, DH1 v3.0, whole genome shotgun sequence, the proteins below share one genomic window:
- the LOC108224583 gene encoding large ribosomal subunit protein bL31c, with product MSLSLSNPFLQAHLPPPSLSLKKDVCQTRPYTPRWTCRKPDIHPKFYDDAKVYCNGQLVMTTGGTKQEYVVDVWSGNHPFYQGSRSALLLDDDQVEKFRKKFSGLDSIMTIPDLKGEIILPPKRKAKKKK from the exons ATGTCTCTCAGCTTATCTAACCCATTTCTCCAAGCTCATCTCCCTCCTCCATCACTCTCTCTCAAAAAG GATGTGTGCCAAACGCGGCCTTACACGCCACGCTGGACCTGTCGGAAGCCAGACATACACCCCAAATTCTACGACGACGCCAAAGTCTACTGTAACGGACAGCTTGTAATGACAACTGGAGGGACCAAACAGGAGTATGTTGTTGATGTGTGGTCCGGAAACCACCCGTTCTATCAGGGCAGCAGGTCGGCGCTGCTTCTGGATGATGATCAAGTCGAAAAGTTTCGAAAGAAGTTTAGTGGTCTGGACTCGATTATGACTATTCCTGATCTTAAAGGGGAGATTATTCTTCCGCCTAAGCGCAAGGCTAAAAAGAAGAAGTGA
- the LOC108226958 gene encoding uncharacterized protein LOC108226958: MSDYHTFVDTVTIEKANAMARYQRFRNLEKLLRFFLIVLLLAFLSWSSTRVPEAVQTLKISGKYVVDFSTYVLNPHIIFLIGNAIVLALYVLSRHMDVEKTSTTSVLYENYENTENKSSVNAIEEVEAPVEIVAAEKQIVCKEVSNLITEKESQVAEKAPVTQIKKLNRTVSEKLEKPKPRKQFRRSETEVRRVAVNSSNRQLCRNLSKFETVDTLSNEDFRLTVEAFIEKQQNFLREQRMAELTL, encoded by the coding sequence ATGTCGGATTATCACACATTTGTCGACACTGTTACGATCGAAAAGGCCAATGCCATGGCGAGGTATCAGCGTTTTCGAAACCTGGAAAAGCTGTTACGTTTTTTTCTGATTGTTTTGCTTCTTGCATTTCTTTCTTGGTCATCAACTCGAGTTCCTGAGGCTGTACAAACCTTAAAAATCTCCGGGAAGTATGTCGTGGATTTTTCGACTTACGTTTTAAATCCTCACATTATTTTTCTCATCGGGAACGCGATTGTGCTCGCACTGTACGTGCTTTCTCGTCATATGGACGTAGAAAAAACCTCCACCACTTCTGTGCTCTATGAAAATTATGAGAATACGGAGAATAAATCGTCGGTTAACGCGATCGAGGAAGTGGAAGCACCGGTAGAGATTGTTGCAGCGGAGAAACAAATTGTGTGCAAGGAGGTTTCGAATTTGATCACCGAGAAAGAGAGCCAAGTGGCGGAGAAAGCTCCTGTgactcaaataaaaaaattgaacagGACCGTGTCGGAGAAATTGGAGAAGCCGAAGCCTCGAAAGCAGTTCCGAAGATCAGAAACTGAAGTCCGGAGAGTGGCTGTGAATTCTAGCAATCGACAATTGTGTAGAAATTTGAGCAAATTCGAGACGGTGGACACGTTGAGTAACGAGGATTTTCGGCTCACTGTTGAGGCTTTTATCGAGAAGCAACAGAATTTTCTTCGCGAACAGAGGATGGCTGAACTGACTCTATGA